A single window of Pseudarthrobacter defluvii DNA harbors:
- a CDS encoding tyrosine-type recombinase/integrase, which translates to MSDVAQASLIGRFRAERAVASPEETAWVIIDADWNLHVEACSYLASLRAADRSPNTERVYAGRVALFLNYCELAGVDWHDPEFAQLHAFLRWLVTEPVQRPGAAGPGRLRSKGTANAIVTTTSEFLKFGARLGWVAVRVPGMLSQPKYLHFVPPGFDTGERDQFRTVQERTLKFREGTAEPQLLMEDEMAAVVAAASNARDRFLVTALLATGMRIGEALGLRRSDVHFLARSEALGCGIPGPHLHVIRRINENSALAKSRYPRTIPVTERLVEAYSDYQFERDRFGPGVDNDAVFVNLFREPRGRSMSYSNAKEMVDRLARDCGFTVRPHMLRHTAATRWIEAGVDPDVVQALLGHVSFTSTERYIHASKKRMREAVETTASARRDTSR; encoded by the coding sequence GTGAGCGACGTTGCTCAAGCTTCTTTGATTGGCCGGTTCCGAGCCGAACGGGCCGTGGCGTCCCCTGAGGAAACGGCATGGGTCATCATCGACGCTGACTGGAACTTGCACGTAGAGGCCTGCTCGTACCTGGCTTCACTACGGGCTGCGGACCGCTCGCCAAACACGGAACGAGTTTATGCAGGCCGGGTAGCGCTCTTTCTGAACTACTGCGAGCTGGCCGGGGTCGACTGGCATGACCCGGAGTTCGCACAGCTGCACGCCTTTCTTCGCTGGCTGGTGACTGAGCCTGTTCAACGGCCGGGCGCTGCAGGTCCAGGGCGGCTGAGGTCAAAGGGCACAGCGAACGCGATCGTGACCACTACCAGTGAGTTCCTCAAATTCGGCGCGAGGCTCGGGTGGGTTGCAGTCCGTGTGCCGGGCATGCTGTCACAACCGAAGTACCTGCACTTCGTCCCTCCCGGGTTCGATACCGGAGAGCGGGATCAGTTCCGCACGGTTCAGGAACGAACGCTAAAGTTTCGCGAGGGCACGGCCGAGCCGCAGTTGCTTATGGAGGACGAGATGGCGGCCGTGGTGGCGGCTGCGTCGAACGCTCGCGACCGTTTCCTGGTCACCGCCCTGTTGGCTACAGGGATGCGGATCGGCGAGGCGCTCGGGCTGAGGCGTTCAGATGTGCATTTCCTGGCACGCTCGGAAGCACTGGGCTGCGGGATCCCGGGGCCGCATCTGCACGTGATCAGACGGATCAATGAGAATAGTGCACTCGCCAAGTCACGCTATCCGCGGACGATCCCAGTCACCGAACGGCTCGTGGAGGCGTACTCCGACTACCAGTTTGAGCGGGACCGCTTCGGCCCCGGGGTCGACAATGATGCCGTTTTCGTGAACTTGTTCCGGGAACCGCGCGGAAGGTCCATGAGCTACTCCAATGCCAAGGAGATGGTCGACCGTTTGGCGCGTGACTGCGGCTTCACTGTTCGACCACACATGTTGCGACACACTGCCGCGACGAGATGGATCGAAGCCGGAGTCGACCCCGACGTCGTGCAGGCACTGCTGGGCCACGTTTCCTTCACGTCAACTGAGCGCTATATCCATGCGTCGAAAAAACGGATGCGGGAAGCCGTCGAGACTACTGCCAGCGCTAGGAGGGACACTTCACGGTGA
- a CDS encoding SOS response-associated peptidase family protein has protein sequence MQVPVSVDDDPCRFLRGRHGPFGSEPANQRSLSNVAHTPRIKGRHGPFGAPRPCVSPSGYPQISHVHDRSPVIIPRDRFQEWLDPELSDRRDVQHLLDSLPEPTLVPRIVSPRVNSVRNNGPELIEPAE, from the coding sequence GTGCAAGTTCCAGTCAGCGTCGATGATGACCCATGCCGTTTCCTCAGGGGACGCCACGGCCCGTTCGGCTCGGAACCGGCCAATCAAAGAAGCTTGAGCAACGTCGCTCACACCCCGAGGATAAAAGGAAGGCACGGCCCTTTTGGGGCGCCACGCCCATGTGTCTCACCCTCTGGCTACCCCCAGATAAGTCATGTCCACGACCGGTCGCCGGTCATCATTCCGCGTGACCGCTTTCAGGAGTGGCTGGACCCAGAGCTGTCAGATAGAAGGGACGTCCAGCACCTGCTCGATTCCCTTCCCGAGCCGACCCTGGTGCCGAGGATTGTCAGCCCGCGGGTCAACAGTGTCCGGAACAACGGCCCCGAACTGATCGAGCCGGCCGAATGA
- a CDS encoding suppressor of fused domain protein has product MIVEQLREHYTKVVGAEPVLREMRTRDGRAIGVFEWPAGTTRLGVHFYASAGASHYGPDARHHAVELFVGVRPGDDAVLEGFADMALSVLKSGTVPQHGVFVAGDWKVIKGREFTGWVLTERFDDLIPQLDLPDGLHVVFLDALPVFWEEAQYRHGNRSDDLFDIWEAEEVKSWDLNRNLPAGIQPRKTGAAGLLGRFRNAEAGG; this is encoded by the coding sequence GTGATCGTTGAGCAGCTGCGCGAGCACTACACCAAGGTCGTCGGGGCTGAGCCAGTCTTGCGGGAGATGCGCACCCGTGACGGCCGCGCCATAGGCGTCTTCGAATGGCCGGCAGGAACCACCCGCCTCGGTGTCCACTTCTACGCCTCAGCAGGCGCCAGCCACTACGGACCAGATGCCCGCCACCACGCTGTGGAGCTGTTCGTCGGAGTAAGGCCCGGGGATGACGCCGTCCTGGAAGGCTTCGCGGACATGGCCCTCAGTGTCCTCAAGAGCGGTACCGTGCCGCAGCATGGAGTCTTCGTCGCCGGCGACTGGAAGGTCATCAAAGGCAGAGAGTTCACGGGCTGGGTCCTGACCGAACGTTTCGATGACCTGATCCCGCAACTGGACCTGCCCGATGGGCTGCACGTGGTCTTCCTCGACGCCCTGCCGGTCTTCTGGGAGGAGGCCCAGTACAGGCACGGCAACCGGTCCGACGACCTTTTCGACATCTGGGAGGCAGAGGAAGTGAAGTCCTGGGACCTGAACCGGAATCTCCCGGCGGGGATCCAGCCAAGGAAGACAGGCGCGGCCGGATTGCTGGGCCGCTTCCGGAATGCGGAGGCAGGTGGCTGA
- a CDS encoding recombinase family protein, producing the protein MINRREGENARAAIYTRISKDLALEGLGVARQLKDCRELAEKYGWTVVAEFEDNDISASGGKNRPGYEQLKALMEAKAVDVVVVYAADRLHRNPRELEDWIDLAARTGINVHSVTSGTIDLSSPDGKTIARVVTAFAAGEVAKTKARIARKHLELAESGAWPGRACYGYTAEGEIVEEEAAVIREMAARVLHGESYNDIARDLTARGIPTARGAKWRAASIQGILRAPRIAGLRVHHGKISAKGQWDAIISEETLAMLRAKLAPGRSEGKKRGGARKHLLTGLLVCSKCGTGMVKSINGKSKKPSYRCPRNAGAAACGGTTIVAAETEAWLAEAAFQFQDARVVDEEEMTGEWLEKVGALDARLEELAADYGTGIISRNEWLAARAAVERQKAQYPVPIVRPRELTTGAMLRRCLARYANKCPPSRSGRHLRQSRGHAKTPGDRLEDLRFRSTRPRMEGLNLRRPLWRASLHREQAWT; encoded by the coding sequence ATGATCAATCGTCGAGAGGGTGAAAACGCCCGCGCCGCCATCTACACCCGGATTTCCAAGGACCTGGCACTGGAAGGTTTGGGCGTTGCCCGGCAACTAAAGGACTGCCGGGAACTGGCAGAAAAGTATGGCTGGACCGTCGTTGCGGAGTTTGAAGATAACGACATCTCCGCTTCCGGCGGGAAGAACCGTCCCGGTTACGAGCAGCTAAAGGCGCTGATGGAAGCGAAGGCTGTCGACGTGGTCGTCGTATACGCGGCGGATCGATTGCACCGAAACCCAAGAGAGCTCGAAGATTGGATCGACCTGGCCGCACGGACGGGAATAAACGTCCACTCGGTCACGAGTGGAACAATCGATCTCAGTTCTCCTGACGGCAAGACCATTGCACGTGTGGTCACGGCCTTCGCAGCTGGCGAGGTAGCGAAAACCAAAGCCAGGATAGCCAGGAAACATCTTGAGCTGGCAGAGTCGGGTGCATGGCCCGGGCGGGCCTGTTACGGATACACCGCAGAAGGCGAGATAGTCGAGGAGGAAGCCGCAGTCATTCGAGAGATGGCTGCTCGTGTCCTGCATGGTGAGAGCTATAACGACATAGCGCGAGATCTGACAGCGCGTGGAATACCTACTGCTCGTGGAGCAAAGTGGCGGGCAGCGAGCATTCAAGGCATCCTCAGAGCACCCCGCATAGCGGGACTCCGCGTTCACCACGGAAAGATCTCAGCCAAGGGTCAGTGGGATGCCATCATCTCTGAAGAAACACTAGCGATGCTTAGAGCTAAACTCGCCCCGGGCCGTTCCGAAGGCAAAAAGAGGGGAGGTGCCAGAAAGCATCTGCTCACAGGATTGCTGGTGTGCTCTAAGTGCGGCACTGGAATGGTGAAATCCATCAATGGGAAGTCAAAGAAGCCTTCCTACAGATGTCCTCGCAACGCCGGAGCAGCGGCGTGCGGCGGAACGACTATCGTCGCAGCAGAGACTGAAGCTTGGTTAGCCGAGGCTGCCTTTCAGTTTCAAGACGCCCGAGTCGTGGACGAGGAAGAGATGACGGGGGAGTGGTTGGAGAAGGTCGGCGCCCTGGATGCCCGACTGGAAGAGCTCGCAGCGGATTACGGTACCGGTATCATCTCGCGGAACGAATGGCTGGCTGCGAGGGCCGCCGTGGAGCGACAGAAAGCCCAATACCCTGTCCCTATAGTGAGGCCCCGGGAGCTTACGACAGGCGCCATGCTGAGGCGATGCCTGGCCCGATATGCCAACAAGTGCCCGCCGAGCCGTTCTGGACGACATCTTCGTCAGAGTCGTGGTCACGCCAAGACGCCAGGTGACCGGCTTGAAGACCTTCGATTCCGATCGACTCGTCCCCGAATGGAGGGCTTAAACCTCCGCCGACCGCTGTGGCGGGCGTCCTTGCATAGAGAGCAAGCATGGACGTAA